The genomic window AATACGACCAGCATCCCTGAAGTCATAGGTCGGGAAGATGCGTTATTCGACCCAAATGATGAAGTGTCTATCAGTCAAAAATTGGCTGAGGTGCTTTACAATCCAGCACTCCATGCCAAGCTAACGCAACATGGCTTGCAACAAGCTAAAAAATTTTCATGGGATGAAAGCGCCAAACGTGCAATGACGGCGATCACCAATATAAAATTTAGCCCTGTCAATAGCGATGTTACGTTGAAAAAAAATGCCATTGAGGCAAACCAAAATATTCTGATCAAGAAAATTGCCGCACTCGTTCCATCCCAAATATCTAATAAAGAGATGCGCAGTATCGCGCATTCCATCAGTTATATTCAAACAGAGCCCAAGCAATCGCAACTCTTTATTGATATTTCGGAATTGGTACAAAGGGACGCGGGAACTGGAATTCAACGTGTTACACGTAGTATTTTAAAAGAGTTGTTAGTAAATCCACCCGAAGGCTATATAGTAGCTCCGGTATATGCGACACAAGGCAATTTAGGATATCGCCACGCCCGACATTTCACCGCTAAGATGTTAGGTACAACAAGTACTATGAACGATGATGTTATCGATCATCAGCCGGGTGATATATTCTTAGGCCTCGACTTGCAACATCACGTGGTTGCCGCTCAAAAAAACTATTTATCAGCCCTCCGTCAGGATGGTGTAAAGATATTGTTTGTTGTTTATGATCTTCTTCCTATTTTGCTTCCTCATGTTTTCCAAGCCGGCACTGATTCAAACCATAAAGCTTGGCTTGATACATTAATGAGCTTCGATGGTGCGTTATGCATTTCACGCTCAGTGGCAGACGAATTAAAAATATGGCAACGAACTCATGGGCCAAATCGCCTACGTCCCTATGCAATTGATTGGTTTCATCTCGGAGCAGATGTCGCAAATTCAATCCCAACACGCGGCTTCCCCGCTGATGCGGTACGAATACTGAAACAGATTAAGCAATGCCCATCATTTATATGTGTAGGTACTATCGAGCCACGGAAACGTCAAACTCAGGTGCTTGAGGCATTGGAGCTCCTATGGAATCAAGATGTCAATGTTAATTTAGTACTAATTGGAAGGCAAGGCTGGTTAGTAGACTCCCTGATTAAACACATCCAGCGACATCCAGAGCTCGGAAAGCGACTATTTTGGCTAGACGGTATCAGTGACGAATATTTGGAGCAGGTTTATGCTGCGTCCACATGTTTAATTGCTGCATCAGAAGGCGAAGGATTTGGTCTCCCACTTATTGAGGCCGCACAACATAAGCTCCCCATTATCGCGCGCGATATCCCAGTTTTCCGTGAAGTCGCCGGTGAATACGCCCATTATTTTCAAGGTTTACACGCTGCTGATTTAGCGAGTGAACTCAATAATTGGTTGTCACTATATAAGACTGGCGGATATCCAAAATCTGACGACATGCCTTACTTGACATGGGCACAAAGTGCAGAACAGCTAACTACATGTTTAAGATTAGATACCCATTAAAAATTAACAAACTTAAGGAATAGTAATGAATATTATCGTCGTAGGAACCGGCTATGTCGGACTTGTCACCGGAGCCTGCCTTGCTACCAAAGGAAATCATGTAATTTGCGTCGACAAAGACCAAACTAAGCTAGATAAACTTGCTCAGGGTATTTTGCCAATTTATGAACCCGGTTTAGATAAGGTAGTACACGATGCAGTAACAACAAAACATCTGTCATTTACGAATAACGTAAAATCGGCACTCACAATGCTAGCCCCATCCTCGGCAGATCAGCGCACATTAATTTTTATTGCGGTAGGTACACCCCAAGGTGAAGATGGTTCGGCTGATCTTAAATACGTATTGGCTGTCGCCCGTGAAATTGGACAAGAGTTACAACAGCCCGCCATCATCATTAACAAGTCTACCGTACCAGTAGGTACCGCTGATTTGGTCAAAGGCGAGATCGCTTGGCAACTGTTTCAACGTAAAATATTTCTTGATTTCGATGTAGTTAGCAATCCTGAATTTCTCAAGGAAGGTGTCGCACTCGATGATTTTTTTAATCCCGATCGTATTGTCGTCGGCACGGATAACCCAATAGCCAAAGAACAAATGAGCGCCTTGTATTTACCGTTTGTTGCGAAGCCAGAGCAATTGATGATCGTCGGGATTAAAGAGGCCGAATTAATAAAATATGCGGCAAATGCAATGTTGGCTACTCGGATCTCATTCATGAATGAAGTTGCCAATGTATGTGATCGCTTTGGCATTGATGTAGAACAAGTACGTAGCGGAGTTGGTGCTGACTCACGGATTGGCCCTGCCTTCCTAAAGTCGGGCTGTGGTTACGGCGGCTCATGCTTCCCTAAAGATGTGCAGGCACTGGTAAGAATAGCCCAAAGCGTAGGTGTCGATCCGCTTGTGTTAAATGCGGTTGAGGCGCGAAATAAAAAACAGAAACAATATTTATTTCAAAACATCACAGCACGCTTTGGGGCAAATCTACATGGCCGCCAGTTTGCGGTATGGGGCTTGGCTTTTAAGCCGGATACGGATGATATGCGTGAAGCTTCTTCGATTGATTTAATTCGCGCGCTGACTACAGCTGGTGCCAAGGTAATTGCACATGACCCTGTCGCCGAAGAGATGGCTACCAGTATTTTTTCCGATCTAATTCAAGATGGAAAATTACAACTTGAACACGATCCTATGACTACTTTAGCAAATGCTGATGCATTAGTATTGGTAACTGAGTGGAAAGAATATCAAACTGCAGATTTTGCTAAGGTAAAAGCTTCACTGAAATCGGCTGTCGTATTTGATGGTCGTAATCACCTACCGATGAACGATCTTAAAAAACTTAATTTTGAATATATCGGTGTCGGTCGTCGTTAAACCCACTCAATAAACACGCTAAAAATAATAAATATGAAAAAAATTCTTGTAACAGGTGGCGCGGGTTTTTTGGGCTCACACCTATGTGAAAAACTTTTAAACCAAGGTCATACGGTAATTTGCCTTGATAATTTTTTTACAGGCAGAGAAGAAAATATTGAACACTTACGTTCAAATCCAAGCTTTCAAGTAATCCGGCACGACGTATCTTTGCCATTACCCGAAATAAAGGTTGATGAGATTTACAACTTAGCGTGCCCAGCATCGCCGCCGCGATATCAACTCGATCCTATTCAGACGATGAAAACGTCGGTATTGGGAGCACTCAATCTACTCGAAATGGCGCGTTTGCAAAACGCTAAAATTTTCCAGGCATCCACTTCAGAAGTGTATGGCGACCCATCAGTACACCCCCAGCCTGAAAGTTATTGGGGCAACGTCAATACCATAGGCATACGTAGTTGTTATGACGAAGGAAAACGTGCCGCAGAGACTTTATTTTTTGACTACCACCGTCAGCATGGTGTGCGTATCAAAGTCGTGCGCATTTTTAATACTTATGGCCCACGCATGGACCCCAACGATGGTCGCGTAGTAAGTAACTTCATCATCCAGGCTTTACGTGGACAAGACTTAAGCATTTACGGAGATGGTTCACAAACACGCAGTTTCTGCTATGTTGATGACCTCATCGAAGGCTTCATCCGTTTCATGAACGCTGATGATGCAATCACAGGTCCGCTCAATTTAGGTAACCCTTGTGAATTCACCATGTTAGAACTTACAGAAAAAGTACTAGCACTTACAGGGACTAGCAGTAAATTAAGCTTTAAACCTTTACCTCAGGATGACCCAAAACAACGTCAGCCTGACCTTACAGCAACAAAACAGCAACTCGATTGGCAACCGACTATCGAATTAGAAGAGGGGCTGCGGCACACTATAGAATATTTTCGGAAACACGCGTAAACATGACTCACACATTCAAACCAGCACTGGTGATAGTGACGCCGGTATACGAAGACGTCGAAGCATCCAGTCAGCTTTTTCAAGAGTTGCACAAAACCTTTGGGTCTGATGTATACGTCGTTGCTGTAGATGACGGATCAGTACGCCAACCAGTAGATATCGCCAGTCTGCAAACGGCAGGACTTGATGGCGTGATTATCAAACTGAAACGTAATGTCGGGCACCAAAGAGCAATTGCGATAGGTATCAACTACGTCGCGGATAAGCTACCTGACGCAGAACGTGTTGTCGTCATGGATTCGGATGGAGAAGATCTACCCGAATCCATCAAACAACTCATCTTAGCGTTAGAAGCACCGGAAGTTGATGTCGTGGTTGCACAACGTAAGAGCCGCGTAGAAACTTTACGCTTCCGAGCGTTTTATGTCGCCTACAAATGGATGTTTCAATTACTCACGGGTCGAACCATCAGTTTTGGTAACTTTATGGCGCTTAAGCCTGCTGCGGTACAACGTTTATCTGCCATGCAAGAACTTTGGATACACGTTGCTGGTTGTACATTGACATCCAAATTACGCCTGGCGACCTGCCCACTCGATCGAGGCTCAAGATATGCAGGACAAAGTAAGATGAATTTTGTAGGTCTCGCTCTGCATGGTTTCAAAGGACTAATGGTATTTGCCGAAGATGTTTTAGTCCGCGTTGGGATTGCTTGCGCATTGGTGGCAATACTATCGGTACTTGCGAGCGTCGCCGCGGTTGCGCTTAAACTGTTTGGCGTAGCAACCCCAGGTTGGTTTTCGGTTGCCTTAGGCATATTGTTGCTGGTGTTCTTGCAAACTGGCGCACTGACCTTGATGACACTCATGCTAACCGGCGTGGTGCGTGGCGGCCTAGTGGCCAACGTTGCCTACAGGGATTTTGTAGATACCATAACTCATGCGCACCCAAGTGTTACGCTTTAAGGCTTTGCTAGAACTGCAGTTAATGCGCTATTTAATAAATGGTGTAGTCGCAACCATGGTGCACTTTGGAGTACTGCAGTTCAATCTCAAGTTATTGCATATACCATCTGCCGGCATAGCTAATTTTATCGCCGCATTTTTTGGTATTACGGTCTCTTTTCTTGGTAGTCGCTACTATGTATTTCAAGATCATCAGCAAACACTGTTAACGCAAGCGAGCAAGTTCCTTGCCCTGTATGCGATTATTGCCTGTTTTCACGGCTTACTCCTCTACGTCTGGAGTGATCTTTGGGGCTATGATTATCGTATAGGCTTCTTACTTGCTACGGCACTTCAGGTATCGCTAAGCTACATTGGCAACAAATTTTTGGTATTTAAAAAATGAAAAAAATCTTCTGGGCATTACTCAGCACGACACTATTTATCAGCGTATTGCTGCTTACATATTGGCTGCACGTCAATTACTTCAAAGTCGATGTGGTGCTATACAGTTCTCTTGCCGACGCGCTGATGGCAACAGTCTTAGTCTCTGTGCCCTTATATTTATGGCAGAGATTAAATATTTTTAATCACTTTGAAAAATTACAGTTATCTTTCATTTGGCTGCTAGGCGGTTATATTTTTGCAATTTCTATCCCTACCGTAATAGACCGATCCTTATCCTTTTACATATTAGAAAAGATACAGCAGCGAGGCGGCGGCATACAGTTTGCAAAATTTGAAGAAATATTCACCAAAGAATACGTTAAAGAACATCGTCTGGTCGATGTGCGCCTGACAGAACAACAGGCGTCTGGCACTATAAAAATTGAGAACGGTTGCGTCATGCTAACTGAGCGAGGTACACAATTAGCCAACGCCAGTAGATTTTTCAGACGCAATCTTTTGCCAAAACAACGTCTTCTCATGGGTAAATACACAGACGATCTAGTAAATCCTTTTCTTCATAGTGAAAAGGCCTCTGAATACGAATGTATAAATACACAGGTTCAACTTAATAGTCATTAAACCACTTCAAAATTATGCATTTTATGTTGTGAGAGGGTATCGGACAATATCGCAATATTCTCTTTCGCATAATCAATTCATCGTATTTTAATTTCAATACTCCAGAATAATTTAATCGATACCTGTCTTTCCCACTAAACTTAGAACAGCAATTCAATATAGCTAAGGCTTCAACGTATGTTGATTAAATTGCTCAAAAAAACCGACAGCCAATTGCAAATCCATTTTCGTTAAAGTTTTCTTTTATTTCCTTTAGACTTTATCGATTTCCCAAGCAAACATTTACCCCCAAATTTATGACAGGTTCTGAAAGCTTTACATTGTGAGCATCAATAGAAAAATATGGGGCACTGCTTCATACGGAAACGCAAAATTCAATATTATTTTTGTGGTTTTTTTTACAATTTTACTAGCTACTGCCTGCTGTCTTCATATATACGAAGACAACTTAAATGGCCCACCAATCCGATCCGATGGATTTGGTTACAACTCTTATCTTTCTTCTATTTTTATCGATGGAGATTTGTCTTTTCACTCCGCTCTAACGGAAGTATCGGACGATGATTTGGCAAGTAAAGCCTATGGACTTGGTCCGCATCCTACTACCGGTAAAATGTTCACCAAATACCTCCCTGGAACGGCTTTACTTGCAACACCTTTTTTTATCGCCGCAGACGTATTTGCTAAATTATACAAATTCCCGCGGACCGGATATTCAACACCCTATCAAGTCGCCAATATATTATCTGGGATTTTTTATCTGTGTATCGGCATGCTTGCAATTTACACTACTTTGCGACGAAAATATCCATCGCAAATTGCGGGGATGGTTCTCTTACTAGTGACATTTGCCACCAATGTATTCCATTACGCAACTTATGATGGTTCTTTTTCGCATATATATTCGTTTGCTATTATTTCCATTTATACACTATTACTCGACCAATATAGAAACTCCAGCCCAAACCGCGATACCTATTACCTAATTGGCTTAGGGATTGCGATAGGCTTAATCGCCATGATCCGGTTACCCAACGCAATTTTAGGGATTTTGGCGCTTGGTTTAATCGTAGAAAAAAATCTGAAATTAGAAAGCAGAATACATCTATTCCAACATCTCGCAATTTTTGGAATCGCCGCATTTATAAGCACAATGCCACTATTCGCGTACTGGTATAGAACTAGTGGTAGTTTTATATTCAACTCTTATGCGGCATTCCCGCCAAAAAACGGCAAGCTAGAAGGATTTAACTGGACTAAACCAGAAATTTTTAAATTTCTGTTTAGTATCGATCGAGGTCTATTTTTTTGGTCACCTGTTACATTACTAGGCTTTTTAGGGCTACCGTCATTGCTCAAGCGCGACCACGTTTTTCCTGGACTGATTACCTTGGTACTAGCTGTTCATATTTATATTTGCTCCAGTTGGTGGACTTGGTCTTTCGGTGCAAGTTTTGCTTGCAGACCGTTTGTAGACCTGATGCCCTTAGTATCAGTACCTCTAGCAACCAG from Undibacterium parvum includes these protein-coding regions:
- a CDS encoding glycosyltransferase family 4 protein, translated to MRIVIDMQGAQSESRFRGIGRYSLSLTQAIVRNRGDHEIILLLNGLLPESIEPIRAAFNDLLPQKNIQVWYAPGPVRELETANGWRRDVAECIREAFIGSLKPDAVLITSLFEGFGDNAVTSVGKFFSSPPTAVIFYDLIPLLNPETYLATNPIYEKYYRQKIDHLQRADQWLAISASALNESANISRLSSNATVNISTACNSTFQPLEISEVQKQNFLTRLKITQPFILYSGGADARKNLHKLILAYGHLPKTLREIHQLVLAGKMPEGEESALWKTAKSASVDREELLFTGYIADEDLAWLYNLCALFILPSLHEGFGLPALEAMACGAVVIGSNTTSIPEVIGREDALFDPNDEVSISQKLAEVLYNPALHAKLTQHGLQQAKKFSWDESAKRAMTAITNIKFSPVNSDVTLKKNAIEANQNILIKKIAALVPSQISNKEMRSIAHSISYIQTEPKQSQLFIDISELVQRDAGTGIQRVTRSILKELLVNPPEGYIVAPVYATQGNLGYRHARHFTAKMLGTTSTMNDDVIDHQPGDIFLGLDLQHHVVAAQKNYLSALRQDGVKILFVVYDLLPILLPHVFQAGTDSNHKAWLDTLMSFDGALCISRSVADELKIWQRTHGPNRLRPYAIDWFHLGADVANSIPTRGFPADAVRILKQIKQCPSFICVGTIEPRKRQTQVLEALELLWNQDVNVNLVLIGRQGWLVDSLIKHIQRHPELGKRLFWLDGISDEYLEQVYAASTCLIAASEGEGFGLPLIEAAQHKLPIIARDIPVFREVAGEYAHYFQGLHAADLASELNNWLSLYKTGGYPKSDDMPYLTWAQSAEQLTTCLRLDTH
- a CDS encoding UDP-glucose dehydrogenase family protein; the encoded protein is MNIIVVGTGYVGLVTGACLATKGNHVICVDKDQTKLDKLAQGILPIYEPGLDKVVHDAVTTKHLSFTNNVKSALTMLAPSSADQRTLIFIAVGTPQGEDGSADLKYVLAVAREIGQELQQPAIIINKSTVPVGTADLVKGEIAWQLFQRKIFLDFDVVSNPEFLKEGVALDDFFNPDRIVVGTDNPIAKEQMSALYLPFVAKPEQLMIVGIKEAELIKYAANAMLATRISFMNEVANVCDRFGIDVEQVRSGVGADSRIGPAFLKSGCGYGGSCFPKDVQALVRIAQSVGVDPLVLNAVEARNKKQKQYLFQNITARFGANLHGRQFAVWGLAFKPDTDDMREASSIDLIRALTTAGAKVIAHDPVAEEMATSIFSDLIQDGKLQLEHDPMTTLANADALVLVTEWKEYQTADFAKVKASLKSAVVFDGRNHLPMNDLKKLNFEYIGVGRR
- a CDS encoding UDP-glucuronic acid decarboxylase family protein, which produces MKKILVTGGAGFLGSHLCEKLLNQGHTVICLDNFFTGREENIEHLRSNPSFQVIRHDVSLPLPEIKVDEIYNLACPASPPRYQLDPIQTMKTSVLGALNLLEMARLQNAKIFQASTSEVYGDPSVHPQPESYWGNVNTIGIRSCYDEGKRAAETLFFDYHRQHGVRIKVVRIFNTYGPRMDPNDGRVVSNFIIQALRGQDLSIYGDGSQTRSFCYVDDLIEGFIRFMNADDAITGPLNLGNPCEFTMLELTEKVLALTGTSSKLSFKPLPQDDPKQRQPDLTATKQQLDWQPTIELEEGLRHTIEYFRKHA
- a CDS encoding glycosyltransferase, with product MTHTFKPALVIVTPVYEDVEASSQLFQELHKTFGSDVYVVAVDDGSVRQPVDIASLQTAGLDGVIIKLKRNVGHQRAIAIGINYVADKLPDAERVVVMDSDGEDLPESIKQLILALEAPEVDVVVAQRKSRVETLRFRAFYVAYKWMFQLLTGRTISFGNFMALKPAAVQRLSAMQELWIHVAGCTLTSKLRLATCPLDRGSRYAGQSKMNFVGLALHGFKGLMVFAEDVLVRVGIACALVAILSVLASVAAVALKLFGVATPGWFSVALGILLLVFLQTGALTLMTLMLTGVVRGGLVANVAYRDFVDTITHAHPSVTL
- a CDS encoding GtrA family protein; translation: MRTQVLRFKALLELQLMRYLINGVVATMVHFGVLQFNLKLLHIPSAGIANFIAAFFGITVSFLGSRYYVFQDHQQTLLTQASKFLALYAIIACFHGLLLYVWSDLWGYDYRIGFLLATALQVSLSYIGNKFLVFKK